In Strix uralensis isolate ZFMK-TIS-50842 chromosome 7, bStrUra1, whole genome shotgun sequence, the following proteins share a genomic window:
- the DUSP5 gene encoding dual specificity protein phosphatase 5 — translation MKVTSLDCRQLRKLLRKEPSRCLVLDCRPYLSYSASCLRGSLNVNLNSVVMRRARGGAVPLHFVVPDAAARARLLVGAEGAAGGARLAAVVVLDQGTGHWQKLKKDSTAQIVLNALLSSLPEAGARVCFLKGGYETFNSQYPECCVDGKLLSPERTEAERNLTSHCEKQSANHKPAYDQGGPVEILPFLYLGSAYHASKCEFLANLHITALLNVSRKSSESFKDQYCYKWIPVEDSHTADISSHFQEAIDFIDYVRRTGGKILVHCEAGISRSPTICMAYLMKTKKLCLEEAFDYIKQRRSLISPNFGFMGQLLQYESEILSSTPSPPVASCKREAASFFAEELTLGKNFEGSCFAFPTSVLSSVPIHSPVHQLKLSPMTASSSC, via the exons ATGAAAGTCACGTCCCTCGACTGCCGGCAGCTGCGGAAGCTCCTGCGGAAGGAGCCCTCCCGCTGCCTGGTGCTGGACTGCCGGCCCTACCTGTCCTACTCGGCCTCCTGCCTCCGCGGCTCGCTCAACGTCAACCTCAACTCGGTGGTGATGCGAcgggcccgcggcggggccgtgccGCTCCACTTCGTGGTGCCCGACGCGGCGGCCCGGGCCCGGCTGCTGGTGGGGgccgagggggcggcggggggcgcccGCCTGGCAGCCGTGGTGGTGCTGGACCAGGGCACGGGGCACTGGCAGAAGCTGAAGAAGGACAGCACGGCCCAGATCGTCCTCAACGCCCTGCTCTCCAGCCTGCCGGAGGCCGGGGCCAGGGTCTGCTTCCTGAAAG gGGGATATGAAACCTTTAACTCGCAATATCCTGAGTGCTGTGTGGATGGAAAACTCCTTTCCCCAGAGAGGACCGAGGCAGAGAGAAACCTCACCAGCCACTGTGAGAAGCAGAGTGCCAACCACAAACCCGCTTATGACCAG GGCGGTCCAGTTGAAATCCTGCCTTTTCTCTACCTTGGTAGTGCCTATCACGCTTCCAAGTGCGAATTTCTCGCCAACCTGCACATCACGGCCCTGCTCAATGTCTCCAGGAAAAGCTCAGAGTCATTCAAAGACCAGTATTGCTACAAGTGGATCCCGGTGGAGGACAGTCATACAGCAGACATCAGCTCACACTTCCAGGAAGCCATCGACTTCATCG atTATGTCAGACGAACCGGGGGCAAGATCCTGGTGCACTGCGAAGCAGGGATTTCACGCTCTCCCACCATCTGCATGGCATATCTCATGAAGACAAAGAAGCTCTGCCTGGAGGAAGCCTTTGATTACATCAAGCAGCGCCGGAGCCTGATCTCACCAAACTTTGGTTTCATGGGCCAGTTGCTACAATACGAGTCTGAGATCTTGTCTTCCACTCCCAGTCCCCCCGTCGCCTCGTGCAAAAGAGAAGCTGCGTCTTTCTTTGCAGAAGAACTGACGTTAGGCAAAAACTTTGAAGGCTCATGTTTCGCCTTTCCTACCTCAGTGTTGAGTTCTGTGCCCATCCACTCTCCCGTCCACCAGCTGAAACTCAGCCCGATGACGGCATCTTCATCCTGCTGA